A single region of the Salvia splendens isolate huo1 chromosome 18, SspV2, whole genome shotgun sequence genome encodes:
- the LOC121777411 gene encoding uncharacterized protein LOC121777411 has product MVKNQQQTPTKDVYSSSHRERRQRTDMVLHGAALKGDWKAVEELFTRNKDLAKTAITEGGEIALHIAAVEGHIIFVSKLLEIIEIDDVAAQNAKGCTALCFAAAAGHTKIAQIMLQKHPKLANIKGENGVWPLYMAALQGFGEMADVLYRNSNIGSWTPLEKINLLTSTIDSELFDLARKILGEDYTLAVAEDSNGETPLQVLARNPLAFSRNNGQGFWAKIVLSYTKKSKNAKCDAYTLMDRLWDAAESCKEDIESCEENRKATIDSSKLFFIAAESGNDDFLVELFKNDHNLLYKVNESTHSIFHVAVLRRYAKVFKLMFELGGTKDLIASYIDNDGNNILHLAGRLAPQNQLDSIPGAAMQMQREVLWFKVVEKLVRPPFRNKKNSEGKTPHELFVSEHKELKKEAEEFMKQTAKSCMLVTMLIATVVFTTAFTAPGNNRILTVFLASEVVVMFSLLTSMLMFLSLLTSRYSDEDFLKKVPFSLAVGLSSLFVSILAMDVAFVTWLRFFERGWPAMTLLLIFFVSAPMMFMVLEFPLLVSILRCTYQCSGLFQSYNLLHF; this is encoded by the exons GTGAAAGAAGACAACGGACCGATATGGTGCTACACGGAGCTGCATTAAAGGGTGACTGGAAAGCCGTTGAAGAGCTTTTTACTAGAAACAAAGACTTGGCCAAAACCGCCATAACCGAAGGAGGTGAAATCGCACTGCACATAGCCGCAGTCGAAGGCCATATAATATTCGTCTCaaaattattggaaattatCGAAATAGATGACGTTGCAGCTCAGAACGCGAAAGGGTGCACTGCACTATGCTTTGCAGCTGCAGCTGGCCACACTAAAATTGCTCAAATTATGTTACAAAAACACCCTAAGTTGGCCAATATTAAGGGTGAAAATGGTGTTTGGCCACTCTATATGGCTGCATTACAAGGATTTGGAGAAATGGCTGACGTTCTCTACCGTAACTCAAATATCGGATCGTGGACCCCacttgaaaaaattaatttgttgacCTCAACAATCGACTCTGAGTTGTTTG ATCTGGCTAGAAAGATTTTGGGTGAAGATTATACGTTGGCGGTAGCAGAAGATAGCAATGGAGAGACACCGTTGCAAGTGCTTGCAAGGAATCCATTGGCATTTTCTCGTAACAACGGCCAAGGATTCTGGGCCAAGATTG TACTATCCTACACGAAGAAGTCAAAGAATGCAAAGTGTGATGCCTATACGTTAATGGATCGCTTGTGGGATGCTGCTGAATCATGTAAAGAAGACATTGAATCATGTGAAGAAAACAGAAAAGCAACTATAGATTCTTCCAAGTTATTTTTTATAGCGGCAGAATCGGGAAATGATGACTTCTTGGTCGAATTATTTAAAAACGACCATAACTTACTATACAAAGTAAACGAGTCGACACATAGCATATTCCACGTTGCGGTTTTGCGTCGCTATGCCAAAGTGTTCAAATTGATGTTTGAATTGGGTGGTACCAAAGATTTGATTGCATCATACATAGATAACGATGGTAACAATATTTTGCATTTGGCGGGAAGATTGGCTCCTCAAAATCAACTTGATAGCATCCCCGGTGCCGCTATGCAAATGCAACGAGAAGTATTGTGGTTCAAG GTGGTTGAGAAGCTTGTTCGGCCGCCGTTCAGAAACAAGAAAAACTCCGAAGGGAAAACGCCTCATGAATTATTCGTTTCTGAGCACAAAGAGCTAAAGAAAGAAGCAGAGGAATTCATGAAGCAAACCGCAAAATCGTGCATGCTCGTGACGATGCTCATCGCCACGGTCGTGTTCACGACGGCATTCACCGCCCCCGGAAACAATAGGATACTCACGGTCTTTCTAGCTTCAGAAGTGGTGGTGATGTTCTCGTTGCTCACCTCGATGCTCATGTTCTTGTCATTACTCACGTCTCGTTACTCCGACGAGGACTTCCTCAAAAAGGTGCCGTTTAGTCTGGCGGTTGGCTTGTCATCGCTCTTCGTCTCGATTTTGGCGATGGATGTGGCATTCGTCACGTGGCTGCGGTTTTTCGAGCGTGGGTGGCCGGCCATGACACTGCTCTTGATCTTCTTTGTGAGCGCGCCAATGATGTTTATGGTGTTAGAATTTCCTCTGTTGGTGTCTATACTACGTTGTACCTACCAATGCTCGGGTTTGTTCCAGTCATACAACCTGTTACATTTCTAG